The Phoenix dactylifera cultivar Barhee BC4 chromosome 9, palm_55x_up_171113_PBpolish2nd_filt_p, whole genome shotgun sequence genome window below encodes:
- the LOC103722318 gene encoding protein DMP6-like: protein MEDMEAHHHEEEQQPLLASKPSDEDRTTMVQQAISQTFKSVAHLANHLPTGTVLAFQVLSPILTNLGRCTDANRTMTACLVVLCGLSCFVLSFTDSFQDKTGKIRYGLATFGGMWIIDGAKPLPPEIAANYSVKFVDFVHAFMSVLIFAAVALFDKNVVSCFYPVPSEDMEQVLTALPVAIGVFGSAVFVTFPTTRHGIGFPVSPR, encoded by the coding sequence atggaagatatgGAAGCCCATCATCATGAAGAAGAGCAGCAGCCTCTCCTGGCTTCCAAGCCATCGGATGAGGACAGGACGACCATGGTGCAGCAGGCCATAAGCCAGACGTTTAAGAGCGTCGCCCATCTCGCCAACCACCTCCCAACCGGCACGGTCCTCGCCTTCCAAGTCCTGTCCCCCATCCTCACCAACTTAGGCCGCTGCACCGATGCGAACCGAACCATGACCGCGTGCCTCGTGGTCCTCTGCGGACTGTCATGCTTCGTCCTAAGCTTCACCGACAGTTTCCAGGACAAGACCGGGAAAATAAGGTATGGACTCGCCACCTTCGGGGGCATGTGGATCATCGACGGCGCTAAGCCTCTCCCTCCAGAGATAGCGGCCAACTACAGCGTAAAGTTCGTAGACTTTGTCCACGCTTTCATGTCGGTGTTGATCTTCGCGGCGGTGGCCTTGTTTGATAAGAACGTAGTGTCGTGCTTCTACCCTGTCCCGTCGGAGGATATGGAGCAGGTGCTCACTGCATTGCCGGTTGCGATCGGAGTGTTTGGCAGTGCAGTGTTTGTTACTTTCCCTACGACTCGCCATGGAATTGGCTTCCCAGTTTCCCCTCGTTGA